The sequence GGAGAGCTCCAGGGGAGCTGAGCTGGGTTGCGCTAAGTCTTCGTTTTCATCAGCCAAAGCCCAGAGAGAAGAGTAGGAATGGTCAGAGTTCGAGATTAAGAGCGGTGACATGGGCTGGAGCTGGTCGTTAGTGTTACCGTTAACGTCGTTGAAGAAGGAGATTTGATCCAACGGCCAGGAACCAATATCAAGATCTTCGAAGTCCATGAACGGTTCTATGTTTTGGTGATCCGTTGACTTTTGAATAGTTGAGAAGGCCGAGTTCTTCTCTTCCTCCGGTTCGGCCATTTTGGTTTCCTTTACTCTCCAACTGTTACTGTCGTTGGTGTttttgtatatgtatatgtatttgtatttgtgtttgtgtctgtgtttgtgttttgtttgtaCTTTGGCTCTTTATTAAAAGCTGGGACTGTTTCTCGGAATGACACAATGTTGAGAAAGTTCTCGAACGTTAGAAAGAGATTGGTTACTTATGTAATGATTGTAATCCACATAGAATGTGTAagaatgtttctcaaaaaacaaaagaatgtgTAAGAATATTCACTTACAGTAAGATTACTGACTTACCATGTGGCTTGATGGTAGGAGTTTTCATTCTACACTAAGAGAAGAGCAGTTCGAACAATAGTCTTGGTAAGGCTTGTGTGGTATACGTAGTATTATTTATTGTCATCACGTGACGTGGGGTCTATAAACCCACATCGGAGACCCTCTTTTTTCATTCagcgaaagaaaaaaaaaaaaagattactgACTTGGTTGACTGTGGGTGAGAAAACTGATGTTGTATAAATGTTAGCTAGTACTTATGaaatttatttctaaaaatgttTCATACGTACCATTATTATCTTTGTGTGTGGAAGGAATATATGTACCATTATTGATCCACTTATTTACATGTAATTTCACACTTTATCAAGGTGGCAATAGATGATTGGGtgtaaaaattttttatattaattatgaaCTTGAGGTGGGTTCTAGTTAATTCAGTTAATAGAGTTTGTTAGGATTTGGGTTAGAatcccacctacaccaaaatcaattgatttttttggttgataataataacaaataaataaaattatcatggATCTACATGTTCAAATCTTATCgtatctattaaaaataaataaattttaaacccgagtaaaagtaatattaaattaattacaatttaccctCCAGAGAAAGTTTGTATATAGAGCATAACTTGAGCCCAGTTCTGGGAGTGAATCTCTTTAGAAGCCCCAAATCATCTAAATTGTACGATTTATTACTTCAACAGGTTATGAAAAAGTATATGTCCATGGCATAGTATGAGCTAAGCTCTAGGAGCAAGCTAGTAGTCCTTCCAAACATTGTGTTAAGGAAGTTTTGGTCATCTGAATTGTGGTAATGTGGCAAATTTCTTAGACTCATGTCAACATAGCTCTCTTAGATGATCTTCTTCTAAGAAATATGTATTTGAATAAAGTTAcaaacataatattttcacaacaaagtcTAGGTAATAAGTTGTAAATATtaggtaaaaaagtgatgttagtggtaGGCTCATAtgagaatcaataacaattgaccacataaattttgttatgaaaatactATACCCATAGCactactctttattttattttttttttatattgggAGATCAAGTTTAAGGCTATGTTCAAAGTTGTTCCAGTCTTCTAGACTTCTTGTTATCATCCCTCAAGGCTCATTCATTGGAGGAGGATAGATTTAATGCCAAAAACTGTCAAACTTGTCCTAATCGCGGTTCGTTGTTTGTGGCTGAAACTCAatggtgtgtgtatatatggaCCGAATTATGACTTATGAACTAAGTTTTTCCAAGACCATTATCTTACATTATGCCCAGTACctttccaaataaattttaatgcCATCTGGAATTCCTCAcataacaaggaaaaaaaaaaaatcctatttttgAGTGTTCCAATTTATTCTCCATCAATCTTATATTATCGCATATTCTTTTTCCCTcccttataaaataattagagtttaaaatggagaaaaaatattaaacactTGACAAGCCATGATTAGTGAAGCATAAGGTTGAACACTAAAGGTAGAATACTAAGAGCAAGATAGAGAATTTCTATTCATCCTGTTTGTCATGCTTTATTGGGCCTTTTTGGGATTCAATGTTTAGGAGTTCAACTATCCCGGCTGTATAGAGTAGGAATTGgacaggaatttttttttttttataaaattccttctacttttttattttattttattttttttaaagttattctTGTAACTTTTTGAACAAAATATCAAGTTTGGTTGACAGAAAGGTATAAGTTAGTAAATGCATCAGAACGTTATTTCTCTTCATCAATTTCCTTCAAAATAAATGCTAATTTTTAATCAACTCATGTTCACCTGGGAATTCAATAATCTCTGATTGCTTCTGAGAAGGGTCATTTCAGATCACaatgaaaaaattttggaaaccaaccaataattttacaattacCTAACATGCGCTAAGTGATTTCTTAAGGCATTCCTTTAAACAAagacttttttttctccttttggaTGGTAAATATTTCTCGTGACATTGTATATGGTTCATacaatgtttatttatttatttttgataattatgttaaTATATAATACATAATTACATACATGCTttcatcaccaaaaaaaaatatcacacaAGCGCCAACAAACatgaaatgataaaaatatCCGATAAAAATATCCCATTCAAAGATGATGACTGCTCAAGATCAATCAAAAAGTCGCCATATACTTATCTATTACAGATGACATGTCAAAATCATTGAAACCAGAATGTCTTATCATATAAAAGCGATCAATAGCACCGAATGGATCAAAAGGTCGACCGTATGAACCAAAAAATGGGATTACTTCCACATGTACAAGAGATTTCCCTATTcagaaaaatatgattgaaaCACCCATAGTGAAGCATCCTGCAGCTACCCAAGGGCTCAAACGTTCACCTGTTTTAAGAAGATTGCACAGGTCATCTACTGGACAATTAGAGCATCTAATGCAGGCTAAAGAACAACATCTAATGTTAAAGGGTTGACCAGGTATATCAGATACTCggaagttttctttttttgataggcatCAGATACTCAGAACATTAGTAGCAGATTTGACATGTAGTATCTGAAAGATAGCAGACTACAAGAGTAGGCAGATATATTGTTTGAAGGTTAGTCAGTATGTGGCTGGCTCAAAAATCACCAGCCAAGCATTTATAAAAATAGATCCATTTATTTGTGTCAAATGTTGATAGTTGATACTCAATCTAAAAGCATTGGCCACTAATTATTTTGTCTATTCTTCAGCTCTTCTCCCAGGTTGTGGGGTTCTGCAGTTGTGACTATGGGTTTCTATCGTCCTCATGGACAAGCCCTAATGCATGGAATGAATCAGCATTACTAAAAGACATATGTAGAGTAGCATTGCTAGAAGATCCAACCAATGTTTCAATGTCAGTCTATGCCTTATCCATGTATAGTAATAGCAAACATGCACGAAAAGAACTTGATAAACCTACCAATTCTAGCTGCCTTCCAAAAGAATCCCCGAAACCTGCCAGTAGAAGACACACTATAAGGGAAATTTTGATTTGTAGATTACCAAATCTTATACACAGGCACACATAAACAAAGTTAAATACAAATGTTATGAAGAGCATTTCTTTAGAAGATAAAAGTGATCAAATAAACAGAACAGACACTACTAGAAACGACGTTAAAGAATAACTAACTGGGGAGAGAACCCTCATACACTTGACTAGGATGGGAATAACAGGTTCGTAAAATACTTATCCACAACACTTAAAGAGTCAAGTATTAGAATTCATGACCTAGCATTTTCACAACAAGTATACATGTGTCCACGCCTATTATCCACAAAAAACAAGCAGCCAAGCAGAATAACTATACATCTTATAAATGTCAATCTATACAATCTCAACAAAGAGATAGCTGCCCAAGCTCCAAACAATgcaaaataaactcaaaaatattccccccccaaaaaaaaaaaatcatgttttaacaTAAAATACCATATCTCAGCCTAAACAGTAAACTCGTGCTGATAAGGACTGTCTTTAAGCATTTCTTAGTACAATGCTCGAACTATACTAAGAATTGCTGCAGAAGGACAAAATTATACATACTAGTAACGATAGAACTGCTTTGAGGACTTAATGCCCCCAGAATCCCAATGAGCTCTACCTCAAACGACACATCATCCTCTAATAATGGGATGGACAGTGAGATCAAGAGACCATTTGGATAGGCAATTTGGGAGCATAAAAGTGcgtttttaaaacccaaaacgcTGTTTCGTAACAGCAACTCCTCGTAACTTTTTTACAAAGgctcattttaaactcaaaacgcCATCCATGGATTTATGTAGTGGATGgtattagaaaaaataagacCATTGAACATCCATAGGAAAATCACAAGTACTAATAAAATGCTTGCAACATTACTGCTAAACCCAGACAATGTAGAAAAGAATTAGgccactcaaaagtcaaaacccacaaaatacTAATTATAATCAACAAGATCAAAGCAAAATTTacacccaaaacaaaattacaattgcACAATATAAATAAGTTGCCAATTTTGTTTATGCCCAACTAATAAAACgactaaaaaataaagataaagcaACAACGAACCCGGTTTTCTGTTCAAGAAAGGTTGGGAACTGCATCTTCAGAAAAGTGCACGTGCAAATCACTAGCAGCACCACCGTCAAAAACGAATGGAAATTAAAAAGCGCTGACTGCACCCAtcaacaattttattaaaatacaaaaaaaaaaaaaaaaaaaaattcaacccagtAAAACCCATCTCTGATTTCAATCAAATAAGGAGGAGAAAGTTTCATTACCATATCTGGGGTCTCcttggattaattttttttttttaaaaacaaaatccagATTTTTGAGTCTACGATAAAAGTGGAAATAGAGGATTAGAAAagtaaatcaaaataataaatagcgTATAATTTTGAAGAGAATAAGAATTGGATTGACTTGGGATGGGATGGGAGGGTGTTAAACTTACAGTTTCTGAGAGCTCCTTTTTTAATGaagtaagaagaaaaagaaagaatgagttttgggtttttttttttttttcccgtttTCCTTAGGTTAAACGACTTCGTTTGGACAACAGTCAATTCCACACAAAAGTCAAAACAGCCTTTATGCAGCCAGTAGTAATCAATCATGGATCGGTTGGGTTGGAATTGTGGTATTTTTCAAGGATGTATTTgggttgatgaattttcaatCCAGCCCAATCCATATTACCTTTACAAGTTTAAAACCCAACTAATGAGGGTTTGATTTGGTCATCGACAGAACTGTAAAACaaactaaattatatattcaaacttaattcaattttttttttttttgttaacaaaCTCAAGCCTGTTTGTTCATGaattactttgattttttttgttcatatatgATAAATGCTACaactacaaaattttcacatattAATACTTATAATTAAGAactaaattataattgaaattattatgtttgagttaattagatagAATATTTTTGCTtatgaaattatgaaaatgAGATTCACCTCATTTTTACTACAAAACTAACTTATTATATCATaactaaatttataaataataatataatttatttgtgaaattttttactgaGATAATTCAAGAGCAAGGATTTGCTGCAAATTAAGTTGCAGCAACTTTTGCAAAATGCACATATATCAAGTGGCTATTTGGTAAAAGATTCAATCTtgacaataaaattttcatttaaatataagtCTGGACAAGTATCTATTTAAGGCATTGACATGTATGCATTTTTGCAGGAGTTGTTACAACTTAGTTTGCAGcaaattcttttttataattcaatatcAGTTATATCTAAGCATGTTTTTATAAATGTCTATGTGTGAATATATAATGTTTTATATTGtgagttccagttaactcaactggtaaagtctttaatgattgtataagagatcAGAGGTTCAATCCCtgtttacaccaaaaattgattgatgtcttggtctgatgataaagaactatcattagGAACGGACGTCATATcttgaaactctctctcaaaacaaaaaacaaaaaaaaaaaaaaaaattatatttggtgaattagggttcaaatcctccTTCCTCATTGTTGTAATTGTAACTATTAAActgtaaacaaataaaaatagaaatcaagtcTCATGCTTTTGAGTTTATTCACAAACACATTATAATGTTTAAACTCGACTCATTTAATAGTGAAATTTACATTTGGGTTTAAGTTTGTCTTGTTTGCTTAATAAATAAAGGTTTAACActttaaagttttagaatttggattttcctttatattttgtatttcattGTTAGCACATCAACTTATCACATATGCTAGTTGACCCAATTAAATGATGACACATGGATTTACctattatttgtaataaaataactaaaaaaatttcaaagactatttaaaaaaaaaaaattccggattaaaatttaaaatagatagTTTGAGAGTTGAGACCAAATAGGCAAATAGCATATTTTCAAACCccttccaaaaaaagaaaagaaaagaaaaagagcaattcataattcataaacATACTCACTCCCGCGTCCCGCCACTGGCATATTTTCAGTGTATCTTCGAGACTAGGCTTCAGGGCTCCATTCATTGGTGACAATTTGACAGTCCGTGACTCTGAAAATGGCGGAGGTGAAGCGGTGGAGCGTGACATACACAAAGCACGTGAAACAGAAGCGCAAGGTTTACCAAGACGGTTTCTTAGACCTCCACTTCTCCACCAAcaaggtcttcttcttcttcttcttctactctttttttctatttccaGCCCTAATATTGacgagaaattttaattttacttgGATTTTTGAATTAAGcaaatattattgaaatttcGTGTTAAGCACTCTCTAAATTAGACAAACTAACCGGAAATGTTGCAAAATTCTGAGCTCGAACGATCAAATTTGTATATAAATTCGTAGTTTATGTACTTATAAATTCAAGCTAATGTGACtgttatttctatttttttataattaccGGCTTATTCATTTTCTAGATCAAAATTTATTTCGAAAATTTATTTACTCAATGTGTTTTTGTCGTATTAGACTAGCTTCACTAGAAGATTATGCTTTTATCTTTCATCaaagttttaattttagcaAATTATAAAGTTATTCAAGGtggttataaattttaattttacaaaaactGGCTTGTGCATTTTCTGGATCAAAATTAAGATCCGAAATTGATTTACTCGAGGTGTTTTTGTTGTATTAGGCTTGCTTTACTTGAAAGTTATGCTTTTAtctttcatgattttttttttttttaagcaaattaTGAAGAAATTAGAATTTGATATTGGATTGATGTTTGGTATACAGGTCATGCTCTACGATGATTGCGAGAAGCTATTGGAATGCAGAATCTTGAAGACAGATGAAGCAGTTAGTTGCGGTGAAACACTGACATTCAATGCATATCTCATTGATGTTGGCGAACCTGAGGGTGATCATAAGCCTACAATATCTGGTTTGAATTGTCAAGGAAGAGATGAGAAAATCACTGAGAAACCGAATCATTGGCGTGGACAAAAGTTTAGGAATCATTCGGTTTCTTTTGGTATTTAGCCTTAAGATGTTTTGCTTAAGAACTTTTCAGTTAATAAGTTTTCAGTCacgttttcagttttgtttatttcttttgctTTCCATGCCAAAGATAGAAAGAACAATGTGGAGATGAACAAAGCACGGCCAACTTTGAGCCCATCACAGAAGATTATTAGAGGTTAGGATAATGACTTAGATGATTTGATTTGTAGTTTCATACAACATTGGCAatgtcaatttcttttttttctctgaagGCTAGTTGTTATTTGTTAGATtaatggttaagtgattaaattcacactTTTCTATCAACTTAACATATTGGTATAAGGGGTACTTTATCATGGTATTAGAGTAGAGCTGGTGGTCTAGGATTTGAAGCCTGTTTCCACTCTATCTCatatttaaagttaaaaatttcacTTGTTAGGCCTCATTTATTGAGGGGAAGTCTCAGCCCACATGTGGGGCGGAGTCTCAGATTAATAGTTATTTGATTAAACTCGCCATTTACTATTTTGGGACAAGTGGTAGTTTATCACTAGAATAAGAGGATATTGGGTTTTTGACACATAAAGTAATGGATCATATTTAAGCTGGTGTAGACTAATGCTACTGGGCAACCtaaatttttggtgaaaataTCCAGTTCAGATGTTATTAGCTTTACTGTTTACTTTTCATTAAAGACAACAATTGTCTGAGTCAATCAGCATTCAAGGATTTCCCCACAAAAGAAGTGCATTTTTCCTAACATTGGTGTAATGCATGTATGGCCTTATCACCTGGTCCTGGTGAGCTTCTAAAAGTTTCTTGCATTTCAGAGTTTAAGAAGAGCGAACTGCACAAGTATAAAGCACCACAGAGTAGTCCAGATACAAAAAAACCAAGCGCAACAGGTTAGATTGTTAATTTGCTGCTGTGCCTTTGATGGacacaagttttttttactGCATTGTGAAtatgacttttttcttttgggcaaTGTGTCTTATGAAATGCTGAAGCATTACAGAACTTTCATTGCTATAATGACAAAGGGTTGGTTAATTGTCAAATTGATACTTGTTGCTTCCTGTTGCTTCAGCTCATTGCATTCTTCTCTGTTAATTATTTCTTCCTAGTTTTGCTTTAGCTGTTTAATTTGTTCCCCTTTGCAAGCtttcctttataatttttttggctcTTCGTGTTCACCATGGTGAACATAAagtgttcttttttttaataaagcaaTTCTacttacttattaaaaaaaaaaaagtgttccCCTTTGCAATATAGAATGGCAGGTTCTGTACACTACACAAGTAACTCAGAAGGCCAAAAAGTATCATGATGGATTTCTACGACTTCCAACATGCGGAACTCTTGGGAGGCAGGTTGACTTGCTATTttcattgaatttatttttacaaggccattcatcttgtttgttgatctgaataaaataaaaataaaaaaccattcaATAACTCACTCATTCTTTATGTCCTTTTCCAAgctaatttattttgattgcGTACCTGACTTTAACACTCAGCTTTTCGGGTCTCTATTCAGGTGATGCTATTTGATGCAAGCAGAAAACTATTAGATAGCAGGTTCCTTAAGAAAGATGAAGTAATAAGATCTGGTAAATCAGTAGCTTTTGATGGTCATTTGGTTGAAGTTGGAGAACTTGATGGAGACCATAAGCCTCTCATGGATTTGAATGTTCAAGGAAACAATCTCAATGTTGTTAAGAAAAATGGGATAATGCATGGACAAGAGAACTTTATTAACCTCAATAAACCTGTTGGCCAAGGTTGGTTCCTATATTTATCAACAttaattcttcaaatttttgctTTCTCACAGTGATTGTTTAATGTATTCTACCTCCTCAGCCGCTTTAAAGTACTTtcaccttttgttttttctctcccttagTCTTCTATGCCTTTACAATTGATATATTGCTTTAGTTTTGGGATTTGGAAGCATTTGCATACTTTTGTGTTTCAAATATCTGTGCTCCAAGGGCCTTCCAGCCCCACTTTATTTTGCCTTGTTTTGGGAGTTGAAATGGAGTTTTGTCCCTGACATATGATTGCTAGCATGATTCTTCATCCTCAAAATGTTACTGATTTCATTTCAGAGTTCGAGAAGAGTGAACTGGACAAGTATGGAGCACCAAAGAGTATTCAGGATGCAGAAAATACTAGTTTAACAGGTCAGTTTGTGAGTTTGCTACTGCGTTAATACCATTTTGTGACCCTTATTATCTCACAAGCTGAAGTTTTGGTCCTAAAAATGGTTGAGAAACTCAAATGTCATTGCTACATTGTCAACCGTACCTTGGATCAGGTTGTAAAGGGAATCGTGGGATGAGCCTTAAGTTCAAatcttattattaaaaaatagaagttaaaataaaataaatattttaactaGCATTTCCCCATATGCGTTTCAGATTGTAtgttatgtatatattttcatttggaatgctttatgaataaaaaaatgctatgtAATTGAGCTGTTCATATTCATCAAATgcaatagtttttatttataaggCCATTGGAATTTCAATACTTGTGACATGCTTGAAGCTTACAGCTGTTTCTATGCTGTCATGTATGAAGATCATATTCTGATACAGGCATAATTGTGAATGTCATGCATTGGCATTGCAGCATGTCAAAGATCAATATGAATGAGAATAATGCAACAAAACTGGCTTTTCTAGAGTCTCCATGTTTATAATTCTAAAGCAACTGGTGTGCATTTACAGAAACTTGATTTGCCTAATTTCATCAATTAGTTCAACAATCAACACAGTCAAAATAACAGAGCAAAAATTGATTGTTGTTTCTCGTCTAggattcttttattattattattattatttttacattgcAGTGGAATCTCGGATCTCCCTTGGGATCTATTGCATATTGTCCTAGTtgttttatcttcttttctgtttttttcccAGGTtaatatgtcattttttttacatatagaATGGCAGGTCCTGTACACTACACAATTAACTCAAAAAGCCAAGAAGTATCATGACGGTTTCTTGCGACTTGCAATTTGCGGCTCCCTGGGGAGGCAGGTCGATTTCAGAACTATAGTTTGTCTTAGTCTCAAGATAATTGTCTTGTTTGTTGGCCTTGGTGTAGACCCgttcaattaattttttcatatcattgattttttacttttcccTGTCACCCACTGCATAACTGACTGAGCAACAATGTAATTAAGCATCCCCTGTAAAGTGATATATTTAGTTTCTAGATTGACttgcttttatttcttctttcactggtgTTCTGTCTATATTGATGCATAAGCTTCCTTTTTGGGTCCCTTTTCAGGTGTTGCTATATGATGCAAGCAGGAAACTTATAGATAGCAGGTTTCTGAAGAAAGGTGAAGCTATAAGACCTGGTGAATCAATAGCATTTGATGCTCATTTGATTGACATTGCAGAACCTGAAGGAAACTATAAATCTCCAGCAGATTTGATTCATTTGAATATTCAAGGGAAAGATggaaatatcattaaaaaatcaGGATTAATGCATGGGCAACAGGATTGTCATAAAGACAGAAAATCCGTTGTAAAGGGTTAGTGTAATTGTTTATTATCAACTTGATACTCTTCTAATCGTTTATTATCTGTTTTAATAacgttttaatttatttatcaaaaaaaaaaaaaactcgatactcttctaaataaaatatgtaaaaaataaagataaatctATTCCCAGTATCTCTTTTACTCTCATCTGATTACTTGTAAGTTATCCATCTTGCCTGTAATGGCTTACCATCAGTTATTATAAATGTAACAAATACTTTCTCATCtcttataattgttttaattaaaaatatctgTTTGGACACCTGTATTACTCCTTATTTTCCTTCTTGTGATTTTTCAGATGGTGAGCATTCACCTTCTGACATGGCCCATGGCCCTAAAACTGAATTTTGTACAGTATTGGTTCATTGCTGctacaaaacaaaacttaaatggTTAGGGTCTGaaataataattatgatttttttgtaaTAGTCTGGTAGACAGGTCTTTATCAATCTACAAATTAGAAATTCAGCATCATATGGTTCAGGAAATTAGGTTACTGATACAGGCAATGGTGGGCATATTTtgtatgtttgttttattttacgGGATAGTTGGGTGGCACCTGCATTTAAATTTGCACTTTTAGAAAATTCCTTTTGATTGTCTTGTGAGTGTTATCCAACCACTTTTCCTTTGCCATGTAGAATGGCATGCTCTATATACTAGTCAGATAACTCAAAAGGCCAAGAAATATCACAACGGAATCCTCAAAATTGCCTTTTGTGGCTCTTTCCGGATGCAGGTTCGTTTAAACTTG is a genomic window of Quercus lobata isolate SW786 chromosome 2, ValleyOak3.0 Primary Assembly, whole genome shotgun sequence containing:
- the LOC115975243 gene encoding uncharacterized protein LOC115975243 isoform X1, with the protein product MAEVKRWSVTYTKHVKQKRKVYQDGFLDLHFSTNKVMLYDDCEKLLECRILKTDEAVSCGETLTFNAYLIDVGEPEGDHKPTISGLNCQGRDEKITEKPNHWRGQKFRNHSVSFDRKNNVEMNKARPTLSPSQKIIREFKKSELHKYKAPQSSPDTKKPSATEWQVLYTTQVTQKAKKYHDGFLRLPTCGTLGRQVMLFDASRKLLDSRFLKKDEVIRSGKSVAFDGHLVEVGELDGDHKPLMDLNVQGNNLNVVKKNGIMHGQENFINLNKPVGQEFEKSELDKYGAPKSIQDAENTSLTEWQVLYTTQLTQKAKKYHDGFLRLAICGSLGRQVLLYDASRKLIDSRFLKKGEAIRPGESIAFDAHLIDIAEPEGNYKSPADLIHLNIQGKDGNIIKKSGLMHGQQDCHKDRKSVVKEWHALYTSQITQKAKKYHNGILKIAFCGSFRMQVTLLNEDKTILSSKFLSLSEDMSTGSMLELPKYLVEVGEPYISPEGALQINAHSEKDSDSKFSISSVDEIKLSSRVPTEKPLRDAHKILSFLQKPTAWGSNVVGNMDDCKIEPASSTKGHQFSDVIVLDFPEDGEIVRASLQCHESNQNAGVVESSQNLGMGESSKNIGIGNSPDLMSWEATSSCNGSELSKGVNHGNSHQPCSDKVEADAKWCDGDFAFGKSSLTASASHGLIDDVRKTSMQHTCTREIDDCPSFDLGF
- the LOC115977817 gene encoding protein kish-like, with amino-acid sequence MSALFNFHSFLTVVLLVICTCTFLKMQFPTFLEQKTGFRGFFWKAARIGERLSPWVAAGCFTMGVSIIFF
- the LOC115975243 gene encoding uncharacterized protein LOC115975243 isoform X2, with translation MAEVKRWSVTYTKHVKQKRKVYQDGFLDLHFSTNKVMLYDDCEKLLECRILKTDEAVSCGETLTFNAYLIDVGEPEGDHKPTISGLNCQGRDEKITEKPNHWRGQKFRNHSVSFEFKKSELHKYKAPQSSPDTKKPSATEWQVLYTTQVTQKAKKYHDGFLRLPTCGTLGRQVMLFDASRKLLDSRFLKKDEVIRSGKSVAFDGHLVEVGELDGDHKPLMDLNVQGNNLNVVKKNGIMHGQENFINLNKPVGQEFEKSELDKYGAPKSIQDAENTSLTEWQVLYTTQLTQKAKKYHDGFLRLAICGSLGRQVLLYDASRKLIDSRFLKKGEAIRPGESIAFDAHLIDIAEPEGNYKSPADLIHLNIQGKDGNIIKKSGLMHGQQDCHKDRKSVVKEWHALYTSQITQKAKKYHNGILKIAFCGSFRMQVTLLNEDKTILSSKFLSLSEDMSTGSMLELPKYLVEVGEPYISPEGALQINAHSEKDSDSKFSISSVDEIKLSSRVPTEKPLRDAHKILSFLQKPTAWGSNVVGNMDDCKIEPASSTKGHQFSDVIVLDFPEDGEIVRASLQCHESNQNAGVVESSQNLGMGESSKNIGIGNSPDLMSWEATSSCNGSELSKGVNHGNSHQPCSDKVEADAKWCDGDFAFGKSSLTASASHGLIDDVRKTSMQHTCTREIDDCPSFDLGF